The genomic DNA TTTCAATATTAACCTATAACTAGAAGGATTTAAAACGCTATCTATATATGGAAGGAACATATCCTCCAATATATGATCCAATGGCTATTATTTAATGTCTAACAGTTCCCTAGCTCTCTAAGATTTTCAACCTCGATAATCATTTTCTGAGCACCTCTCTAGCCATGCTAAGCACGATCGCTAGTGTGATGAATAGTGATGCTGTTAGATAGAATATTAGTTGATATGCGAAGTGAGAAGGTACTTGGATCGATATAGGCGGGTTTTTTGATAAGAGCAAAGTATCCTTAAACTGATCCATTATAGTGCCTGCTACAGCAGGCCCCCAGGCCGAGCCTAGGTTTCTGAATACCGTGTTTAGCCCGGCAGCAGTACCCAGATTTGATCTCTCTACCGAGAATATCACTATGTTTACCAACGATATATTGAGCATTGTAGATCCAAGACCTATAACTATTGTAGAGGATATCATATGGGGCAGATCTATGAAGGCTAGATAGGATAGAAGGATCATGCCTGCACCCGCAACAAGGGCCCCAGCTATTGAGAGCCTCTTAGTACCGATTCTAATGAGCTGCCTCCCCAATATGGGTGCGGCTATAAGCTGTGTAACAGCGTTTGGAAGCATCCAGAACCCCGTCTCCAGGATGCTCAGGCCATATCCATTTGGTTTGGGCATCTCGAAGATAAAGGTGTTTGCCTGTGCCATGAGCTGGAACGTGAAGCCTACCATGAAGATGCCGAAATTAGCTATAGCTATGTTTTTATTTGAGATTAGGTGGAGGGGTATTAGAGGGCTAGCGGATCTCCTCTCATAGATTATAAAGACTATGAGGGATAATATTGATATAAGTCCAAGGCTTAAAACGAGTGTGCTGCTCCAACCCATTCTAGGTCCCTCGGAAATCCCTATGATCCCACTCATAAGGGTTGTTGAGAGGAGGGCCGCGCCAACCCAGTCTATTTTCTGCTGTACCCTGTATCTGCTCTCCCTTATCAGCAGAACCACCAGAATGTCCTCTAGCAGTATGAAGGGTATTGCAGTATGGTATGTGGCTTGCCATCCATAGTTCTGGCTGATATATGCTCCCAGAGGGAGTGAGAGGAGGATACCAACGCCAAACATAGCGCTTATAATCCCCTGAACCTGTGGTATAAGCCTTGGCGGGAACTCCTCTCTAACTAGTGAGAATGCGAGGGGCATCATAGCCATTCCAGACCCCTGTATAGCCCTGGCTATTAAGAGGGTTGTGAAGTCCTCGGCATAGCTGGTCATTATAGCGCCTATTGTGTATATAGACATAGCTATGATCATCATCCTCTTCTTCCCATAGACATCCCCCAGCTTCCCCAGAATCGCTGCAGAAACAGTTCCAAATGCTAGGTAGAGGGATAAAACCCAGGACACCAATGATTCCGAGACCCCGAACTGCCTCTGGATAGATGGGAGAGATGGGATTAGCATGCCTTCTGTATACATAACCAGTAGAGGTATTGATGCAAGAATAGCAGTAGCTCTATAGGCATATCTTAGATCGAAACCCTCTTCCAAAAAATCATCACTCTATTAGATAGAATAGTGAGAGCTTATAGGGTTTTGGCTCTTAGGACTCCATAGGGTTAAGCCTCCTTAGAAGGGGCTTTGATGATCCTCTATGCTGTGTTATAATATTGGTGGCTTATAGATAAGATGTTTGGGGTCTATGTGGGTATCTATCACGAGGATCTCTCCATGATCGATAATATTATTAGGGAGAGAAGAATAAAGATCTCATTATATGGGCTTGGATATATAGGTGCTGCGACAGCCGCAGCATTTATAGATAAGGGCTTTAAAGTGGTGGGATATGATGCAGATCCTGAGAGGGCTAGAAATATTGAGAAGGGCTCTATAAAACACCCAGATCCCGAGGTTAGAGATGCGGTTAGAAGAGGTGTTGAGAAGGGGCTTCTCGAGGTGGTATATGATCCTATTGAGGCCTCTAGAAAGGGTGATATTATAATCATTGATGTACCTCTATCTTGGGGTGCTAGGGGTCCACTCTTCATTTATCTAGATAATGCTGTTGAAAATATAGCGAGGGGCCTATCCCCGGGACATATAGTTGTTGTGGAAACAACTGTCCCCCCTGGAACCACATCTACGAGGGTTAAGGGGATCCTTGAAAGGGTCTCGGGGCTGAGATGCGGATCCGATTTCGGCCTAGCCTATAGCCCTGCTAGGCTTAGTATTGAGAAGGCATATGGAGATCTGACCAGGAGGTATCCAAAGATACTAGGTGGTGTCGATCCTAGGAGCCCCTCTATACTTGAGAAGCTATTTAGAGAGGTATATGGAGGGGTTCTGATCATGAGTAGTGCAACAGCGGCAGAGTTCGAGAAGGTTGCCGAGGGCATATATAGGGATGTCAATATAGCCCTTGCAAACGAGCTTGCCAGGGCTGCTAGAGAGCTGGGCATAGATATCTGGGAGGTGATCACAGCGGCGAGCACCAATCCCTATATCCATATACACATGCCTGGGAGTGGCGTTGGAGGCGTCTCCCTCCCATACCAGCCATATCTACTCGCGTGGAGCATTGGCGGGAAATGGATCTGGGAGGGTGTTATTATGAGGGGTAGAAAGGTTAACGAAGATCAGCCGAGATATATAGCTAAAACAATGCTAGAAGGACTCGAGATCCTCGGTATTAGAGGGTCAGAGGCTAAGATAGCGATCCTAGGGTTAGCTTATAAAGGCGATGTAGACGATCATAGGAACTCGCCATCATATAGCATTATAGAATATCTAGCAAGCCGGGGAGTGGGGGAGGTAGTGCTCCACGACCCATATGTTGAAACCCCGCCATCGGGGATTAAAATATATAGAGATCTCGAGGAGTCTCTAAGAGGATGTGATGGAGTCATATTGTCGACCGATCACAGCATCTATAGAGGCCTAAGCATTGAGCAGATAGCTATCTTAACTGGTAAGAAGAGAGTAGCTATTCTAGATTCTAGGAGGGTTTTGAGGAGAGAGGGTAGAAGCATCAATGATATCGAATGCATCTACTCAACATCGGGGAGCCCGTGGTCTAGATGCTTTCCACCCCCACAGGATCGTTATCTAAATGTTTCTACAAATTATAGCCTTTGATCTCCAGTCATAGATCTTAGCTATAGCTATGCCCCACTCCATAGGATGAGCTCTCAGTTATAATAAATAGCCTTGGTGTTAGGTTTATAGTGATTAGCTAACTGTTTAGTGATATCTAGAAAAGCAAGGCCTCCAGCTGTAATGAAGATCTATATATAGCTGATCTCTAGAAATAAGGAAGCTCTTAATCTACTTATTAATTATTTAAATAGTGAACTGCCATTGGGTTTTTAAGAATTAGATTCGGAATCTATAACCCTTTACACCAGGAAAAGATTCTAGAGGTTAGCGTGGTCATCGACACAGAGGCTATATATAGCGTTATTCCGAGGAGGTTTAAGGTTAGAGCCTTCGGCGATATGTAGAGAGATGGTGGAGAGGCTGGCAATATAGCTGTGCTTGGTGTGGCAACGTTTAAAGCATTTGGATTGGGCTGCAATCTTTTTGGTGTTTAGAGGATGAGCTTATATAGGTTGATAGATGATAATATTTGAAGCCTGACTGGGTGATGGGAGCGCTGCTCCAAGCCCTGGCGGGCCAACCCTAGATGGGAGCCGCGTGCCGTTCGGCTCGACAGCCACCCATGAATCTATGGGATGAGCTAGGAGAGCCCTCTGGGCGAGGTGGAACCCCTAGATGAGACCATGAACTACAAAATGAATGGAATGAAATCTAGGGAGAAACGGCGTTCTAAAGGAGGTGGAGCTATTAATGCTCTAACAGATCTGGAACTTAA from Sulfolobales archaeon includes the following:
- a CDS encoding nucleotide sugar dehydrogenase — protein: MGIYHEDLSMIDNIIRERRIKISLYGLGYIGAATAAAFIDKGFKVVGYDADPERARNIEKGSIKHPDPEVRDAVRRGVEKGLLEVVYDPIEASRKGDIIIIDVPLSWGARGPLFIYLDNAVENIARGLSPGHIVVVETTVPPGTTSTRVKGILERVSGLRCGSDFGLAYSPARLSIEKAYGDLTRRYPKILGGVDPRSPSILEKLFREVYGGVLIMSSATAAEFEKVAEGIYRDVNIALANELARAARELGIDIWEVITAASTNPYIHIHMPGSGVGGVSLPYQPYLLAWSIGGKWIWEGVIMRGRKVNEDQPRYIAKTMLEGLEILGIRGSEAKIAILGLAYKGDVDDHRNSPSYSIIEYLASRGVGEVVLHDPYVETPPSGIKIYRDLEESLRGCDGVILSTDHSIYRGLSIEQIAILTGKKRVAILDSRRVLRREGRSINDIECIYSTSGSPWSRCFPPPQDRYLNVSTNYSL
- a CDS encoding MFS transporter, which codes for MEEGFDLRYAYRATAILASIPLLVMYTEGMLIPSLPSIQRQFGVSESLVSWVLSLYLAFGTVSAAILGKLGDVYGKKRMMIIAMSIYTIGAIMTSYAEDFTTLLIARAIQGSGMAMMPLAFSLVREEFPPRLIPQVQGIISAMFGVGILLSLPLGAYISQNYGWQATYHTAIPFILLEDILVVLLIRESRYRVQQKIDWVGAALLSTTLMSGIIGISEGPRMGWSSTLVLSLGLISILSLIVFIIYERRSASPLIPLHLISNKNIAIANFGIFMVGFTFQLMAQANTFIFEMPKPNGYGLSILETGFWMLPNAVTQLIAAPILGRQLIRIGTKRLSIAGALVAGAGMILLSYLAFIDLPHMISSTIVIGLGSTMLNISLVNIVIFSVERSNLGTAAGLNTVFRNLGSAWGPAVAGTIMDQFKDTLLLSKNPPISIQVPSHFAYQLIFYLTASLFITLAIVLSMAREVLRK